One Vespa crabro chromosome 4, iyVesCrab1.2, whole genome shotgun sequence DNA segment encodes these proteins:
- the LOC124423865 gene encoding uncharacterized protein LOC124423865 isoform X1 has protein sequence MQSTKNKYVVRSLELRSLRSWFKHLPSIYKSFNYINNSEYYPYLCQKNQFNIGEIIQNDYINQRFITFYTKLILRKFFESWKIYAIYKLHRRKTLCEVNHMYRIKLKRNVFNILSKNIIKSNEHHNKIIQWRYFRLWEKYIEIIRYNKSLIKKYLQKSITIWKVFVLHKKQKNIFKKQLVDKVCKLYTSNLLHKYFIKWATIHNSTKVFKEQVQKILCHYKKKMLKKYYLVWTAYYHAKIQNKFLKERADQQHCRKLLRRYLKKFVLYIHKVHIDRRTMKRTNTFYEFKIIVKIFNAWVQWYYQFSRICNIMRKIQQIIENKMKQKIFLYWKSYIFHKKCMRRKLFLCLIKYHKKISTNAFNKLQDYVLYKKRKQTQMLSLSTRAVTIIVKIQNMYIEKWKKKLNIHMQEKRRIFLATELYNNNIFKQYLFLWKKFSQQYKLKLLQKKKLDERASYFVLNKYIMIWKLKCEDNYKIYKKEKLIMFVIHKSMQKKYLMFWKKYVAKKIDKKRDIEYAKNINKKFLLQEGLREILRNSLFTMQFHYESRIKYTTLKLVGDLEILSKYFDRWLSIVYLKEKLEFPLSEIKYRNIKGNIKNYSIKNIGENNSLFNNDNISIIVPSLPLSSEDYKNNNKFEYIDTVIPFNYIRNKFDELDSLLMYSTNNNLYSISLYNDSLYNDKSMFSLPNNVKLLPPSAFY, from the exons atgcaATCAACAAAAAATAAGTATGTTGTGCGTAGTTTGGAATTACGATCTTTACGTAGTTGGTTTAAACATCTTCCATCAATATAcaaatcttttaattatattaataattcggAATATTATCCTTACCTTTGTCAAAAGAATCAATTTAATATAGgagaaattattcaaaa TGATTATATCAATCAAcgatttataacattttacaCAAAATTGATTCTACGAAAATTTTTTGAATCTTggaaaatttatgcgattTATAAATTGCATAGAAGAAAAACTCTGTGTGAAGTAAATCATATGTATCGTATTAAACttaaaagaaatgtatttaatattttatccaaaaatataattaaatctaatgaacatcataacaaaataatacaatggcgatattttagattatgggaaaaatatatagaaattatacgatataataaaagtttaataaaaaaatatcttcaaaaATCTATAACAATTTGGAAAGTATTTGTACTAcataaaaaacagaaaaatatatttaaaaaacaacTAGTTGATAAG GTCTGTAAATTATATACCTCAAATTTAttgcataaatattttataaaatgggCAACTATACATAATTCTACAAAAGTTTTTAAAGAACAAGTTCAAAAGATACTctgtcattataaaaaaaaaatgttaaaaaaatattatcttgtaTGGACAGCATATTATCATGCAAAAAtccaaaataaatttctaaaagaaaGGGCTGATCAACAACATTGTCGAAAATTACTaagaagatatttaaaaaaatttgttttg tacaTTCATAAAGTTCATATTGATAGAAGAACAATGAAAAGGACAAATACTTTTtacgaatttaaaattatagttaaaatatttaatgcttGGGTACAATGGTATTATCAATTCTCAAGAATATGCAATATTATGAGAAAAATACAgcaaattatagaaaataaaatgaaacaaaaaatcttTCTATATTGGAAATCatacatatttcataaaaaatgtatGAGAAGAAAACTGTttctttgtttaattaaatatcataaaaagatTTCTACTAATGCATTTAATAAATTGCAAGATTATGTtctatataagaaaagaaaacaaacacaGATGTTAAGTTTAAGTACTCGAgcagttactattattgttaaaatacagaatatgtacatagaaaaatggaaaaaaaaattaaatatacatatgcaagAAAAACGTAGAATATTCCTAGCTACTGaattgtacaataataatatttttaaacaatatctttttttgtggAAAAAGTTTTCTCAGCAGTATAAGTTAAAAttgttacaaaaaaagaaattagatgaACGTGCTTCTTACTTTGTCTTGAATAAGTATATTATGATATGGAAACTAAAATgtgaagataattataaaatttataaaaaggaaaagttaatTATGTTTGTCATACATAAGAGTATGCAGAAAAAGTATCTTATGTTTTGGAAGAAGTATGTAgctaaaaaaatagataaaaaaagagatattgaatatgcaaaaaatataaataaaaagtttttattgcAAGAAGGATTAAGagaaattttaagaaattctttatttaCTATGCAATTTCACTATGAAAgcagaataaaatatacaacatTAAAACTTGTAGGAGACTTAGAAATACtaagtaaatattttgatagatGGCTATCAAtagtttatttaaaagaaaaattagaattcCCACtttcagaaataaaatatagaaatattaaagggaatataaaaaattattcaattaaaaacaTTGGAGAGAATAATTCATtgtttaataatgataatatatctataattgtgccatctcttcctctctcttctgaagactataaaaacaacaataaatttgAATACATAGATACTGTGATtccatttaattatattagaaataaatttgatgaATTAGATAGTTTACTTATGTATAgcacgaataataatttatactctATTTCTTTGTATAATGATTCTTTGTATAATGATAAATCAATGTTTTCATTACCAAATAATGTAAAACTCTTACCACCTTCtgcattttattaa
- the LOC124423865 gene encoding uncharacterized protein LOC124423865 isoform X2 encodes MQSTKNKYVVRSLELRSLRSWFKHLPSIYKSFNYINNSEYYPYLCQKNQFNIGEIIQNDYINQRFITFYTKLILRKFFESWKIYAIYKLHRRKTLCEVNHMYRIKLKRNVFNILSKNIIKSNEHHNKIIQWRYFRLWEKYIEIIRYNKSLIKKYLQKSITIWKVFVLHKKQKNIFKKQLVDKVCKLYTSNLLHKYFIKWATIHNSTKVFKEQVQKILCHYKKKMLKKYYLVWTAYYHAKIQNKFLKERADQQHCRKLLRRYLKKFVLVFMIILYNFYINYLVI; translated from the exons atgcaATCAACAAAAAATAAGTATGTTGTGCGTAGTTTGGAATTACGATCTTTACGTAGTTGGTTTAAACATCTTCCATCAATATAcaaatcttttaattatattaataattcggAATATTATCCTTACCTTTGTCAAAAGAATCAATTTAATATAGgagaaattattcaaaa TGATTATATCAATCAAcgatttataacattttacaCAAAATTGATTCTACGAAAATTTTTTGAATCTTggaaaatttatgcgattTATAAATTGCATAGAAGAAAAACTCTGTGTGAAGTAAATCATATGTATCGTATTAAACttaaaagaaatgtatttaatattttatccaaaaatataattaaatctaatgaacatcataacaaaataatacaatggcgatattttagattatgggaaaaatatatagaaattatacgatataataaaagtttaataaaaaaatatcttcaaaaATCTATAACAATTTGGAAAGTATTTGTACTAcataaaaaacagaaaaatatatttaaaaaacaacTAGTTGATAAG GTCTGTAAATTATATACCTCAAATTTAttgcataaatattttataaaatgggCAACTATACATAATTCTACAAAAGTTTTTAAAGAACAAGTTCAAAAGATACTctgtcattataaaaaaaaaatgttaaaaaaatattatcttgtaTGGACAGCATATTATCATGCAAAAAtccaaaataaatttctaaaagaaaGGGCTGATCAACAACATTGTCGAAAATTACTaagaagatatttaaaaaaatttgttttggtatttatgattatattatataatttttatataaattatttagttatataa
- the LOC124423864 gene encoding coiled-coil domain-containing protein 39 has protein sequence MITNIDDILKDLGWDDGFRIPVANEENKRLEEEIEKKTKYKMSLHKNLESMEEHLKMIKKHAINIKLQQDLNQNLLTAHSAQLEKEDHLYRLSNSTESNLRHEMRDFNKTWNDINERVSNIEKDLAKLTKKIESSKKAVKFDENNLLRWEEVLNRKEEDNELIEEYMKQDTKKYKELEQKRQKLSIEAESYRQTIVKVVNEAQEMEIALDRTVKLYDEALKERRQMINQWTQSVAVLKQRDDNIQASLREIESLREIGKDKMDLLHETEQFLSDQILNNKQLEELIKESEKKLLIIKNENRKIMDTIGTYEFEHRTQKKDVENLNRRMQQIRADIKRKKNEIENKIIKMEDWKNRIKDLIMTLNEIDDQKLNVEDRTKQLEEMIEEEEKRKSIIIKETNHLQTAILRTANQISELNNERKILEMQNRNEIKKSELLVISYDKEKKILEERKESLYHVEFTLHKCKMKLDRVKGHAQDQTEFNKKQKMIEDLETILSEKMKIAKLLKTQITNLEYDRKKITNSIANDSGELEHLQNKKQDFLLLMDGGEKTLKVAQSHNEEKQVEENILRLKVSQIEQMMSNVGDKVYNLQKYRLTLDAALKEREEEIAVQKEALVIQKRVVSGECSQLRNAISERKNRIKQLQARYDNGVAVFGSSTDGTPITTTYLKIQNAQERYLLQEQGDKLDETIRKTEYEIESMENTLRIVNACNDKFRSNLSTITETGLDQEEQKKLNEQLYKERENLKKCQMHVQHLTEDFQKMQHNYTLLLDDIQRAKEEKDNKEQYLSNLNKQIAEQDEKISRAEKNLRKVHRDIQNKCTCTEDSLILLQEKDVNLREIQEQNALALEDIAEFTIRHVEVEPYIKKLLVAKNIELPCISRLIDQSPVITRCGSTTESTECIVKSTSRTSTFPSSRGSVNSVITLEPCFDNIRNVDHPSQRDTLTSKYLKCGKTSTESNVATAKK, from the exons ATGATCACCAATATAGATGACATTTTAAAAGATTTAGGATGGGATGATGGATTTCGAATACCAGTGGCTAATGAAGAAAACAAGCGTCTtgaagaagaa attgaaaagaaaacaaaatacaaGATGTCTTTACATAAAAACTTGGAATCTATGGAAGAACACTTAAAGATGATTAAAAAGCATgctattaatataaaacttcAACAGGATTTAAATCAAAACCTTCTCACAGCACATTCAGCACaattagagaaagaagatcATTTATATAGATTAAGCAATAGTACAGAATCAAATCTTCGTCATGAAATGCgagattttaataaaacatggaatgatataaatgaaagagtATCAAACATAGAGAAGGATTTAGCTAAACTgacaaagaaaatagaaagttcTAAAAAAGCAGTCAAGTTTGATGAAAACAATCTTCTAAGGTGGGAGGAAGTATTaaacagaaaggaagaagataatgAATTGATAGAAGAGTACATGAAAcaagatacaaaaaaatataag GAATTAGAACAAAAACGCCAGAAGCTAAGTATAGAAGCCGAATCTTATCGACAAACAATAGTAAAAGTAGTTAATGAAGCACAAGAAATGGAAATAGCTTTAGATAGAACTGTTAAACTTTATGATGAAGCATTAAAAGAACGACGACAAATGATAAACCAATGGACACAAAGTGTTGCTGTGTTGAAACAAAGAGATGATAATATACAAGCTAGTTTAAGg GAAATAGAATCACTTCGTGAAAtcggaaaagataaaatggatctTCTACATGAAACAGAACAATTTTTAAGTGATCAAATTTTGAACAACAAGCAACTCGAAGAATTGATTAAAGAATCTGAAAAGAAActtcttattataaaaaacGAGAATCGTAAGATTATGGATACGATTGGTACATATGAATTTGag cATCGCACTCAGAAGAAGGATGTAGAAAATTTGAATCGCCGTATGCAACAAATAAGAGCAGATataaaacgtaaaaagaatgaaattgaaaataaaattataaaaatggaaGATTGGAAGAACCGaattaaagatttaattatgaccttaaatgaaattgatgatcaaaaattaaatgtaGAGGATAGAACAAAGCAATTAGAAGAAATGATTGAG gaagaagaaaaacgtaaatctattattatcaaagagaCAAATCATCTGCAAACAGCAATTTTACGTACTGCCAATCAAATTTCcgaattaaataatgaaagaaaaattctggAAATGCaaaatcgaaatgaaataaaaaaatctgaaTTATTAGTAATCAGCtatgacaaagagaaaaaaatattggaagagagaaaagaatcatTATATCATGTTGAATTTACACTAcataaatgtaaaatgaaattagaTCGTGTTAAAGGTCATGCCCAAGATCAAAcagaatttaacaaaaaacaaaaaatgattgaAGATTTGGAAACTATATTAtcagagaaaatgaaaatagctAAACTGCTAAAAACACAAATTACAAATTTAGAA TATGATAGGAAAAAAATCACTAATAGCATAGCAAATGACAGTGGAGAATTAGAGCatctacaaaataaaaaacaagattTTCTATTACTTATGGATGGTGgtgaaaaaacattaaaagtaGCACAGAGtcataatgaagaaaaacaagtggaagaaaatatattacgtcTCAAAGTTTCACAAATAGAACAAATGATGTCAAATGTTGGAGATAAGGTCTATAATTTGCAAAAATATAGACTTACACTAGATGCT GCATTAAAAGAACGCGAAGAGGAAATTGCAGTACAAAAAGAAGCTCTTGTAATTCAAAAAAGAGTTGTGTCGGGTGAGTGTTCACAATTACGTAATGCTATTtctgaaagaaagaatcgaaTAAAGCAATTACAAGCACGATACGACAACGGTGTTGCTGTATTTGGCAGTAGTACTGATGGAACACCTATTACTACAACTTATCTTAAAATTCAAAATGCCCAAGAAAGATATCTTTTACAAGAGCAAGGTGATAAACTTGATGAAACTATAAGAAAGACAGAGTATGAAATAGAAAGTATGGAGAACACATTGAGAATAGTTAATGCTTGCAATGATAAATTCAGAAGTAATTTGAGTACAATCACTGAAACTGGGCTAGATcaagaagaacaaaagaaacttAATGAACAATTATACAAAGAACgagaaaatctaaaaaaatgtcaaatgCATGTACAACATTTAACTGAAGATTTTCAG aagatGCAAcataattatactttattaCTTGATGATATACAAAGAgccaaagaagagaaagataacaaAGAACAATATCTCTCTAAtcttaataaacaaatagcTGAACAAGACGAGAAAATATCCAGAGCTGAAAAGAATCTTCGAAAAGTACACAGAGATATACAAAATAAGTGCACTTGTACTGAAGATAGTTTGATACTTTTACAGGAa aaagaTGTAAACTTACGTGAAATCCAAGAACAAAATGCATTGGCTCTTGAAGATATTGCAGAATTTACAATTCGCCATGTGGAAGTAGAACCTTATATAAAGAAACTCTTAGTAGCCAAGAATATAGAATTACCTTGCATTTCTAGATTAATAGATCAATCACCTGTAATAACTCGTTGTGGAAGTACTACAGAATCAACTGAATGTATAGTTAAAAGTACTAGTCGTACTAGTACATTTCCTTCTTCAAGGGGAagtgttaatagtgttattacaTTGGAACCTTGTTTTGATAACA taAGAAACGTTGATCATCCATCACAGAGAGATACCTTAACAagcaaatatttaaaatgtggTAAAACATCAACAGAATCTAATGTAGCAACAGctaagaaataa
- the LOC124423870 gene encoding putative peptidyl-prolyl cis-trans isomerase dodo isoform X2 translates to MFDVKSYREEIISQVNQISTTMADEELPAGWEKRLSRSTGQHYYLNIYTKQSQWDRPDKPADPSGNGNGDGSEEVQCSHLLVKHSGSRRPSSWREENITRSKEEALELIKSYREQIASGKATFAELASKYSDCSSAKRGGDLGPFSRVITPSKESSFWQRFDEKVI, encoded by the exons ATGTTTGACGTGAAGTCGTATAGGGAAGAAATAATCTCGCAAGTCAACCAAATTTCAACAACCATGGCGGACGAGGAACTTCCAGCGGGTTGGGAAAAACGACTCAGTAGATCTACtg gtcaacattattatttaaatatttatactaaaCAAAGTCAATGGGATAGACCAGACAAACCAGCAGATCCTTCTGGTAATGGTAATGGGGATGGTTCAGAGGAAGTCCAGTGTTCACATCTTTTAGTAAAACATTCAGGATCTCGACGACCATCTTCTTGgcgagaagaaaatataacaaggTCAAAGGAGGAAGCTTTAGAATTAATAAAGT CTTACAGAGAACAAATTGCGTCTGGAAAAGCTACATTTGCTGAACTTGCTTCGAAATATAGTGATTGCAGTTCAGCTAAACGGGGAGGGGATTTGGGACCATTTAGTAGAG tGATTACGCCGAGCAAGGAATCATCATTTTGGCAACGCTTCGATGAGAAGGTCATATAA
- the LOC124423870 gene encoding peptidyl-prolyl cis-trans isomerase NIMA-interacting 1-like isoform X1: protein MFDVKSYREEIISQVNQISTTMADEELPAGWEKRLSRSTGQHYYLNIYTKQSQWDRPDKPADPSGNGNGDGSEEVQCSHLLVKHSGSRRPSSWREENITRSKEEALELIKSYREQIASGKATFAELASKYSDCSSAKRGGDLGPFSRGTMQKPFEQAAFALKVGELSSPVHTDSGIHIIQRTA from the exons ATGTTTGACGTGAAGTCGTATAGGGAAGAAATAATCTCGCAAGTCAACCAAATTTCAACAACCATGGCGGACGAGGAACTTCCAGCGGGTTGGGAAAAACGACTCAGTAGATCTACtg gtcaacattattatttaaatatttatactaaaCAAAGTCAATGGGATAGACCAGACAAACCAGCAGATCCTTCTGGTAATGGTAATGGGGATGGTTCAGAGGAAGTCCAGTGTTCACATCTTTTAGTAAAACATTCAGGATCTCGACGACCATCTTCTTGgcgagaagaaaatataacaaggTCAAAGGAGGAAGCTTTAGAATTAATAAAGT CTTACAGAGAACAAATTGCGTCTGGAAAAGCTACATTTGCTGAACTTGCTTCGAAATATAGTGATTGCAGTTCAGCTAAACGGGGAGGGGATTTGGGACCATTTAGTAGAGGTACTATGCAGAAACCCTTCGAGCAAGCAGCGTTTGCTTTGAAAGTTGGAGAATTATCTTCTCCTGTCCATACAGATAGCGGTATTCATATTATCCAGCGGACTGCATAA